The Rhopalosiphum maidis isolate BTI-1 chromosome 2, ASM367621v3, whole genome shotgun sequence genome segment GAGTGGTGAAcctcataaaaaataacaaaattatggaatctattaatttaagaGACATCAAAATGGGTATAAATTCTGTTCATCCCGTGttcctgtataatatagaagataataagaaattttatgttaaaatatgtttagaaaTAATCCTAGGAATGATAAGAAGAAAGGTAGGAAATCGAAGAGCCTATAGGCAGAATAAcctaaaaataccaaaattgtTCAATGATTTACTAATAAGATAGAATCTATTAACTTTTACAAATGATTTATACGCATAGCTCATTTAGATATCCTCATgtctcataaaaaattatttactatcaaATCATACaagatttagtaaaattaaaaaaattgtttgaaaccAAGTCATTAATTAGCCTAGTCTTTTGACATTATCTATTAAGGTTTATAACCTTATATGTGTAgtgaaataacaaaaatatattttttaccaaaagtagataattaaaataaatattaaatttaccatatccattattttagtaagacattttaattagtataaagaTTGATAActatgtatcattattatctatctaaaatagaattactgtattttaacaaatgatttcattattaatgatttgttttGCTTGTATACcccgatttaaatattaacattaattatgtttacaaagggcaatttatcacatttttagTGTGTTGAAGTCTTAGTATCACAATAATCATGTTAGTTACAGCattgattaaacatttaatcaatGGTTACAGTGTATTTTAAGACTGATTTATAATCAACACTTTATTATTAGGTGTATTagcatttaaaacaattataaaagaaaGAACTATAAGttggatttaaattttaaattgaggataattaaataatacagaaacaatatttgttttatgttttttattgaaaaaatcataACTATTATGATGATGCTGTTTCCATCGCGGCTGCTGCTGCAGATTCTTCAGTGTATTTTCCTTTTCCTTTAAGAGCCAATGCTTGAGCTCTGCCTTTGCCTCTTCTGTCAAGGATCTTTTTGCGGTCTTTGTCCAACTTCAGTTTTACAATGACacactaaaaaacaatatgaaaatatatagattataatatttaacaaataagttttaaataatacctttGAAGGATGGATTCCAACATAAACAGTGGCACCATTAGCTTTCTCACGTTGGATCCTTTCAATGTAGATGACATATTTCTTCCTGTACACTTGGACAATTTTGCCAACTTGTTGACCTCTAAAATGTCCTCTTACAacctgaaaatattaaaaatataaatttaataatagtatagacTAAAATCAAACCATAAATTGTTCAAAGTTAATAATCAATCAGAGCCTTAGAAATATCATTTTACAGATAAAACTCCTACAATCATTCATTTGACTACAAGAACTGCAACCAAAAAACGATTGTATTTGTTATTCGTCTGTTTCAAAGAATGGTTTTGCTTCATCACATTAATCAaaggaaatttaaatttcaaaggaATAAACtggttatacttatttaacatttatataatataatttatatttaatcagaGCCTTTATAGTAGCATCTAACAGATAAAACTTATACAATCAGTCATTGTGTTACAAGAACTGTAACATAAGAGTGCTTGTACTTGTTATTCGTCTGTTTCAAAGAATGGTTTTGCTTCATCAGTTCAAATActtattacatacaattacttacttataaaaattaacaagtaTGCAAAGAAGtagtaagaaaaaatattttttaacacactAACAGgtacacaatttataaataataaagcctTAATgtgaaaagtaaaataattatttcatccctatcaaataatattacttaaaacaatatttaatcagAGCCTTTATAACATCATTTAACAGATAAAACGCctacaatcaaatattttgatacaaaaactgtaacataaaattaattgtatttgttattcGTCCGTTTCAAAGAATGGTTTTGCTTCatcagtttaaataaaatttgataaataagaaatagttatataagcAGAACtatgaatgtttaaaaaaatatacttaataagataagtttttttaatgaaatttcacTATGGTATGGTTAAATCAGAGCCTTTACAATATCATTTAACAGATAAAACACCTACAATCATATATTCTGCTACAAAAACTGTAACACAAAATTGATTGCACTTGTTATACGTCTGTTTCAAAGAATGGTTTTGCTTCATCAGTTTAAGtacatatgaaaattaattatgaatataaataataattattttatacgttaaaTTGCTTTAAGTAATATTCAATCGTCTTTTTAACAGCACTCAATAGACAAAATTTCTCAG includes the following:
- the LOC113554955 gene encoding 60S ribosomal protein L26 translates to MKFNIYKTSSRRKSRKLHFTAPSHVRRRIMSAPLSKELRSKYNVKSMPVRKDDEVQVVRGHFRGQQVGKIVQVYRKKYVIYIERIQREKANGATVYVGIHPSKCVIVKLKLDKDRKKILDRRGKGRAQALALKGKGKYTEESAAAAAMETASS